From the Gemmatimonadaceae bacterium genome, one window contains:
- a CDS encoding helix-turn-helix domain-containing protein, with protein sequence MTTLLSKPLSREVLLDGLPFKVVISPTGVRLSRKGTRKATEVGWDNVLALGESVPRRMHKAVEGPPSDLPEAVAADAAKQIRAARDALTRASEALSRAGDLPASVLTTLDPDPVYGRVEHHSDWFIEPLLTADELASILRMSRRTVATLSVPSLLIGGERRYRQSEVRRFLAEQETTRFSSLRSR encoded by the coding sequence ATGACGACTCTTCTCAGTAAGCCACTGTCACGAGAGGTTCTGTTGGACGGACTGCCGTTCAAGGTGGTGATCTCACCGACTGGCGTTCGCCTTAGCAGGAAGGGGACTCGTAAGGCGACGGAAGTAGGGTGGGATAATGTTCTCGCGTTGGGCGAATCGGTCCCGCGCCGGATGCACAAAGCCGTCGAAGGCCCGCCATCAGATCTGCCCGAAGCGGTCGCGGCAGATGCGGCAAAACAAATCCGTGCTGCCCGAGATGCGCTCACTCGTGCGTCCGAGGCTTTGAGCCGTGCTGGAGATCTTCCTGCTTCGGTTCTCACCACGCTCGACCCAGATCCGGTTTACGGTCGCGTTGAGCATCACTCCGATTGGTTTATTGAGCCCCTTCTCACAGCGGACGAACTTGCCTCGATTCTTCGGATGTCCAGGCGAACCGTTGCAACCCTGTCCGTTCCGTCTCTGCTAATCGGAGGCGAACGACGATACCGGCAGTCCGAGGTTCGGCGCTTTCTCGCTGAGCAAGAGACTACCAGATTCTCGTCACTTCGGTCGCGTTGA